The DNA window GACAGATCATCGCGTCCAGTCCCGGGGCGTTCGGTGAATCGTTGTCCCGGGAGTTCCGCGGCCTGCTCGACCGGGTGCCGCCCGCCGACTCCGACGAAGTGCACAAGCTCTTCGTCGAAGACCTCGGCGGCGACCCGTCCGAGTTGTTCGCCAAATGGGACGAGACGCCGTTCGCGTCGGCGTCCATCGCGCAGGTGCACTACGCGACGCTGCACACCGGCGAGGAGGTCGTCGTCAAGATCCAGCGCCCGGGCATCCGGCGCCGGGTCGCGGCCGACCTGCAGATCCTGAAGCGTTTCGCCCAGGCCGTCGAACTGGCCAAGCTGGGCCGCCGGCTCTCCGCGCAGGACGTGGTCGCCGACTTCTCCGACAACCTGGCCGAGGAGCTGAATTTCCGGCTGGAGGCGCAGTCGATGGAGGCGTGGGTGTCGCACCTGCACGCCTCCCCGCTGGGCAAGAACATCCGCGTGCCGCAGGTGTTCTGGGACTTCACCAGCGACCGGGTGCTGACCATGGAGCGGGTGCACGGCATCCGCATCGACGACGTCGCCGCCGTTCGCAAGGCCGGATTCGACGGCGTCGAGCTGGTGAAGGCGCTGCTGTTCTCGCTGTTCGAGGGCGGGCTGCGGCACGGGCTGTTCCACGGCGACCTGCACGCGGGCAATCTCTACGTCGACGACCAGGGCCGCATCGTGTTCTTCGACTTCGGGATCATGGGCCGCATCGATCCCCGCACCCGCTGGCTGCTGCGCGAGCTGGTGTACGCGCTGCTGGTCAAGAAGGACCACGCCGCGGCCGGCAAGATCGTGGTGCTGATGGGCGCCGTCGGCACCATGAAGCCGGAGGCCGAGGCCGCCAAGGACCTGGAGCGCTTCGCCACCCCGCTGACCATGTCGACGCTGGGCGACATGTCCTACGCCGACATCGGTCGGCAGCTCTCGGCGCTGGCCGACGCCTACGACGTCAAGCTGCCCCGCGAGCTGGTGCTGATCGGGAAGCAATTCCTCTACGTCGAGCGGTACATGAAGCTGCTGGCGCCCAAGTGGCAGATGATGTCGGATCCGCAACTGACGGGCTATTTCGCGAACTTCATGGTCGAGGTCAGCCGCGAGCACCAGCCCGAGGAAGTCTGATGGAGGTCCGCACCGGCCACGCCACCTCAGGCGACCTCAAGCTGTACTACGAGGACATGGGCGACATCGACGACCCACCCGTACTGCTGATCATGGGGCTGGGCGCCCAGCTGCTGCTGTGGCGCACCGCCTTCTGCGAGCGGCTGGTCAGCCACGGGCTGCGCGTCATCCGGTACGACAACCGGGACGTCGGCCTGTCGAGCAAGACCCAGCACCACAGCTCGGGGCAGCCGCTGGTGACGCGGCTGGCGCGCTCCTGGCTGGGCCTGCCGAGCAAAGCGGCGTACAAGCTCGAGGACATGGCCGACGACGCCGCGGCCGTGCTTGATCATCTGGGCATCGGCCACGCGCACATTGTGGGCGCATCGATGGGCGGCATGATCGCCCAGATTTTCGCCGGACGATTCCGCGAGCGCACGAAAAGCCTCGCGATCATTTTCTCCAGCAACAATTCGGCTCTATTGCCGCCGCCGGCCCCGCGCGCGTTGCTGGCGCTCCTGAAGGGCCCGCCGCCGGATTCGCCGCGCGAGGTGATCATCGACAACGCCGTGCGCGTCGGCAACATCATCGGCAGTCCGCGCTACCGTGTGCCCGAAGAGCAGGCCCGCGCCGAGGCCGCCGAGGGATACGACCGCAACTATTACCCCCAAGGCGTCGCCAGGCATTTCGGTGCTGTGCTGGGCAGCGGCAGCCTGCGGCAGTACAACCGCCGGACCGTCGCGCCCACCGTGGTGATCCACGGCCGGGCGGACAAGCTGATGCGCCCATTCGGCGGGCGCGCGGTGGCCAGGGCCATCGACGGCGCTCGATTGGTGTTATTCGACGGGATGGGACATGATCTGCCACAGCAGTTGTGGGACCACGTGATCGGCGTGCTGACGAAAAACTTCAGCAGGGCCAGCTAGCCCAAAAACACTCGGTAGAAACGCGTCCTGCGATTTTCAGTCCATGTCGCAGGGCTGTACGGTTGGCAAAGAAGGGTGGGTGTCTAAATGGCCAAGCTGAAGCCGTATTACGAAGAGTCGCAGGCAACCTACGACATTTCGGACGACTTCTTCGCGCTTTTCCTTGACCCGAACATGGTCTACACGTGCGCCTACTTCGAGCGCGACGACATGACGCTGGAAGAGGCGCAGCTCGCCAAGCTGGATCTGGGGTTGGGCAAGCTGAAGCTCGAGCCGGGAATGACCGTGCTCGATGTCGGGTGCGGTTGGGGCGGAGCCGTGGTCCGGGCGCTGGAGAAATACGACGTCAACGTCATTGGCATCACGCTGAGCCGCAACCACTACGCGCGCACCAAAGCGAGGCTGGCCGCGATTCCGACAACGCGGCGGGCCGAGGCGCGGCTGCAGGGTTGGGAAGAGTTTGACGAGCCGGTCGATCGGATCATCAGCTTCGAGGCGTTCGACGCGTTCAAAAAGGAACGCTGGCCCGCATTCTGGGATTGGGCCTACAAAACCCTCACCGGCGACAGTCGGATGCTGATGCACAGCATCTTCACGTATCCGCAGTCGGAGTGGAAGCAGCGTGGCGTCCAGATCACAATGTCGGATCTGCGTTTCTTCCACTTCCTGGGCAAGGAAATCTTTCCCGGCGGCCAGATGTGCGGCGAACCCGACATCGTCGACAATGCGCAAACCAGCGGTTTCTCGATCGAGCAGATCGAATACCTGCAGCCACACTACGCGCGGACCCTGGACACGTGGGCGGCCAATTTGGAGGCCAATCGCGAACGGGCCATCGCCATCCAGTCCCAAGAGGTGTACGACCGGTTCATGCGCTATCTGACCGGCTGCGCGGACCTGTTCCGCAAGGGCATCTCCAACGTGGCGCAGTACACGCTGACCAAATAGCGACCCATCGCCTCGTAAGTCGCCGGAAAGTAGAACGGCAGAATCTCCGCCGCACGCGCACTCAAATGCGCCGTTTTCGATCTCCGGCGAGTAGCGTGCCTCGCGGATGGGCACCCCTGTGGTGTACATCACGTGGGAGGGTAGATGTCTGACAATCGGGCTGGCGCTGTTCGTACGCGGTCCAATTCGGACGACGTACGGGCGCACTACGACCTGTCCAACGAATTCTTCGCGCTCTTTCTGGATCCGACCCGCACCTACAGCTGCGCGTATTTCCCTCGCGAGCGCATGACCTTGCGCGAAGCGCAGCTCGCCAAACTCGACCTGACTCTGGACAAGCTCGGGCTCCAGCCGGGGATGACCCTGCTCGACGTCGGCTGCGGCTGGGGTTCGGGGCTGAAGCGCGCCGTCGAGCGCTACGACGTCAACGTCGTCGGCCTGACCCTGTCCAAAAATCAACATGCCTATTGCCAGCAGGTGCTCGACGGGATGGACACCGGCCGGTCACGGCGGGTGCTGCTACGGGACTGGGCCGAGTTCGACGAACCCGTGGACCGCATGGTCGTCATCGAGGCGTTGGAGCACTTCGGTTTTCACCGCTACGACGACTTCTTCGAATTCGCCTACACCGCGCTGCCCGGCGACGGCGTGATGCTGCTGCACTCGATCACCGGTCTGCACGTCAAGCAGGTGATGGAGCGCGGCATCCCGTTGACGATGGAGATGGCGAAATTCATGAGGTTCATCGTCACCGAAATCTTCCCGGGTGGCCGGCTGCCGATGATCGAGACGGTCGAGGAGCACGCGACGAGGGTCGGGTTCACGGTGGCCCGCGTCCAGTCGCTGCAGTCGGACTTCGCCAAGACCCTGGATTTCTGGTCCGAGACGCTGAAGGCCCACAGGGACGAGGCCATCGCCATTCAGTCCGAAGCGGTCTACGAGACGTACATGAAGTACCTGACCGGCTGCGCCAAGGTGTTCCGTATGGGCTACGTCGACTGCAACCAATTCACGCTGGAAAAGTAGAGTTGGGTATCGTTGCACGTCACACCCCAAGGCAGTCCGCGGGTAACACGCAGTGAACTTCATCCAGGAGAACAAGACGAAAATGGCTGATCAACCGGCTAGCCCGACGAAGACGCGGACGGCTCCCGAGGACATTCAGGCGCACTACGACGTCTCCGACGACTTTTTCGGCCTGTTCCAAGACCCGACCCGGATCTACAGCTGCGCCTATTTCGAGCGCGACGACATGAGCCTGGAAGAGGCCCAGTACGCCAAGATCGACCTCAACCTCGACAAGCTGGACCTCAAGCCGGGCATGACTCTGCTGGACATCGGCTGCGGGTGGGGCACCACCATGAAGCGCGCCGTCGAGCGGTTCGACGTCAACGTAATCGGCCTGACGCTGTCCAAGAATCAACACGCCCGCGCTCAGGCGTTGCTCGACTCGACCGACAGCAACCGCACGCGGGAGGTGCGCCTGCAGAACTGGGAGGACTTCAACGAGCCGGTCGACCGCATCGTCTCGATCGAGGCCTTCGAGCACTTCGGCCACGAGAACTACGACGATTTCTTCAAGCGGACTTTCGACATCATGCCCGACGACGGCCGGATGACCGTGCAGAGCAGTGTCAGCTACCACCCGTACGACCTGGCCGCCCGCGGCAAGAAGCTCAGCTTCGAGACCGCGCGGTTCATCAAGTTCATCGTCACCGAGATCTTCCCCGGCGGCCGACTGCCGTCCACCCAGATGATGGTGGATCACGGCGAGAAGGCAGGATTTGTTGTGCCCGAACCGATTTCGCTACGGCCGCACTACATCAAGACGCTGCACATCTGGGGCGACACGCTCGAGTCCAACAAGGACAAGGCCATCGAGGTCACCTCCGAAGAGGTGTACAACCGCTACATCAAGTACCTGCGTGGCTGCGAGCACTACTTCGGCGACGAGATGCTCGACGTCAGCCTGGTGACCTACCTCAAGCCCGGGGCTGCGGCCTAAAACTTTCGCGGCTGTCGGATTGCCCGCGCGTCGTTCGTCGAAAAGGTAGAGAGTGGAGCACAGGGCTTCGCTCACTACCTGGAGGTGACGAGACATGCAGTACTTCGCCCTATTGATCAGCAGGGAGCAAGACCGCGCACCCGAAGACCCGGCCGCGATGGCCGCGTGGGGCGACTTCCACGCCAAAGCCGGCCCGGCGATCAAATCCGGAGACGCACTGGCGCCCGCCGCCGACGCCGTGGTCGTCACCGGAGGTCCGGACGCCCCGGTGGTCACCGACGGTCCCTTCGCCGAGGCCGCCGAGGTGGCCTGCGGTTACTACGTGTTCGAAGCGGAGAACCTGGACGAGGCGCTGGCATTGGCCCGCGATGTCCCGCTCGCCACGTACGGCGCCGTGGAAGTGTGGCCCACGGTCCACATGATCGAGCCGTCCCGCCGGCTCACCGGGAACGACTGGCTCGCGCTGCTGCTGGAACCCCCCGCGTCGGCGCACACGCCGGGAACCCCGGAGTGGGAGGCCGTGGCGGCCAAGCACGCGGGCCTGCATGCGTGCGCGGGCGACCACATCATCG is part of the Mycobacterium mantenii genome and encodes:
- a CDS encoding alpha/beta fold hydrolase, with translation MEVRTGHATSGDLKLYYEDMGDIDDPPVLLIMGLGAQLLLWRTAFCERLVSHGLRVIRYDNRDVGLSSKTQHHSSGQPLVTRLARSWLGLPSKAAYKLEDMADDAAAVLDHLGIGHAHIVGASMGGMIAQIFAGRFRERTKSLAIIFSSNNSALLPPPAPRALLALLKGPPPDSPREVIIDNAVRVGNIIGSPRYRVPEEQARAEAAEGYDRNYYPQGVARHFGAVLGSGSLRQYNRRTVAPTVVIHGRADKLMRPFGGRAVARAIDGARLVLFDGMGHDLPQQLWDHVIGVLTKNFSRAS
- the mmaA4 gene encoding hydroxymycolate synthase MmaA4 codes for the protein MADQPASPTKTRTAPEDIQAHYDVSDDFFGLFQDPTRIYSCAYFERDDMSLEEAQYAKIDLNLDKLDLKPGMTLLDIGCGWGTTMKRAVERFDVNVIGLTLSKNQHARAQALLDSTDSNRTREVRLQNWEDFNEPVDRIVSIEAFEHFGHENYDDFFKRTFDIMPDDGRMTVQSSVSYHPYDLAARGKKLSFETARFIKFIVTEIFPGGRLPSTQMMVDHGEKAGFVVPEPISLRPHYIKTLHIWGDTLESNKDKAIEVTSEEVYNRYIKYLRGCEHYFGDEMLDVSLVTYLKPGAAA
- a CDS encoding cyclopropane mycolic acid synthase family methyltransferase, with the translated sequence MSDNRAGAVRTRSNSDDVRAHYDLSNEFFALFLDPTRTYSCAYFPRERMTLREAQLAKLDLTLDKLGLQPGMTLLDVGCGWGSGLKRAVERYDVNVVGLTLSKNQHAYCQQVLDGMDTGRSRRVLLRDWAEFDEPVDRMVVIEALEHFGFHRYDDFFEFAYTALPGDGVMLLHSITGLHVKQVMERGIPLTMEMAKFMRFIVTEIFPGGRLPMIETVEEHATRVGFTVARVQSLQSDFAKTLDFWSETLKAHRDEAIAIQSEAVYETYMKYLTGCAKVFRMGYVDCNQFTLEK
- a CDS encoding cyclopropane mycolic acid synthase family methyltransferase; translated protein: MAKLKPYYEESQATYDISDDFFALFLDPNMVYTCAYFERDDMTLEEAQLAKLDLGLGKLKLEPGMTVLDVGCGWGGAVVRALEKYDVNVIGITLSRNHYARTKARLAAIPTTRRAEARLQGWEEFDEPVDRIISFEAFDAFKKERWPAFWDWAYKTLTGDSRMLMHSIFTYPQSEWKQRGVQITMSDLRFFHFLGKEIFPGGQMCGEPDIVDNAQTSGFSIEQIEYLQPHYARTLDTWAANLEANRERAIAIQSQEVYDRFMRYLTGCADLFRKGISNVAQYTLTK
- a CDS encoding YciI family protein, giving the protein MQYFALLISREQDRAPEDPAAMAAWGDFHAKAGPAIKSGDALAPAADAVVVTGGPDAPVVTDGPFAEAAEVACGYYVFEAENLDEALALARDVPLATYGAVEVWPTVHMIEPSRRLTGNDWLALLLEPPASAHTPGTPEWEAVAAKHAGLHACAGDHIIGGAALHDRSTATTVRVRDGEVLITDGPYVEGAEIATGIYLLSAADRDEAVKLASMIPASTVQVRQLAGLSAL
- a CDS encoding ABC1 kinase family protein yields the protein MSSTKHREGAKLDRVPLPVEAARVAVTGWQVTRTAARIVTKLPGRGPWQQKVIQQLPQTFADLGPTYVKFGQIIASSPGAFGESLSREFRGLLDRVPPADSDEVHKLFVEDLGGDPSELFAKWDETPFASASIAQVHYATLHTGEEVVVKIQRPGIRRRVAADLQILKRFAQAVELAKLGRRLSAQDVVADFSDNLAEELNFRLEAQSMEAWVSHLHASPLGKNIRVPQVFWDFTSDRVLTMERVHGIRIDDVAAVRKAGFDGVELVKALLFSLFEGGLRHGLFHGDLHAGNLYVDDQGRIVFFDFGIMGRIDPRTRWLLRELVYALLVKKDHAAAGKIVVLMGAVGTMKPEAEAAKDLERFATPLTMSTLGDMSYADIGRQLSALADAYDVKLPRELVLIGKQFLYVERYMKLLAPKWQMMSDPQLTGYFANFMVEVSREHQPEEV